From the Flavimarina sp. Hel_I_48 genome, one window contains:
- a CDS encoding glycosyl hydrolase 115 family protein — MRFRSLFFLFLFIFSATLIAQKSGDYVSKTPVSGGFSLISKGKTPDLLVSETDFPGIFRVAEDLQNDMEKVSGTKPELLKEKKAAENLIIIGTLGKSELIDDLVQKGKINTDSLTGKWEKFTAQIVKNPMEGVKQALVIAGSDKRGTIYGMYDLSRQLGVSPWYFWADVPVEKESELYIKPGIYTCGEPKVKYRGIFLNDEMPALGGWADENYGGFTSGFYEHVFELILRLNGNYLWPAMWGRMFYVDDPKNAALADEYGIVMGTSHHEPLARAHAEWDRFGEGAWDFSKNADTLTKFWTEGMQRRGNTETLVTVGMRGDGDEPMTQGTAIDLLETIVSAQREIISEVTRKPAEETPQLWALYKEVQDYYDQGMRVPDDVTLLFSDDNWGNIRKLPELNAEPRKGGYGIYYHFDYVGGPRNYKWINTTQIERTWEQMHLAYEYGVDEVWIVNVGDLKPMEFPISFFLDYAWDPEAIDVSNLQQYYTDWAAKTFNDQKTEEIADILRKCTKYNSRRKPEMIDTTTYSLFHYNEAERVVQSYDSLAAKAKKVGEDLPSEYQDAYYELVLFPVLASANLNELYVAAAKNHLYASQGRAATNMYAEKVKELFKKDAELTNYYNTQLADGKWDHMMSQTHIGYTYWQQPEENTIPPTKTTELPEEASLGVALSGTEQWWPHAKGEAQLPIFYNFKDQKQTITVFNRGQKNLDFTLKSVQKWVILPEKQQKTALQKEIPVGIDWEQAPPGKSEGTIIISSGKEKVSIKVSIENKPVDTLEGFQEENGYIAIAAPRFSAKTTENGINWMIIDNLGKTGSAITSMPVSVSTKQITATSPRLEYTINLESANTVEVHAYFSPTLNYTSGDGLYYGIAIDDEQPQLINIHTDKSAPGWNKSVADNIKVLTTKHSISKPGKHTLKYFMVDGGVVLQKIVIDTGGLRKTYLGPPESKVVK; from the coding sequence ATGCGATTCAGATCCTTATTTTTTCTATTTCTTTTTATTTTCAGTGCCACTTTAATTGCTCAGAAATCTGGTGATTATGTATCAAAAACACCGGTTTCAGGTGGTTTTTCGCTTATTTCTAAAGGTAAAACGCCTGATTTACTGGTAAGCGAAACAGATTTTCCGGGCATTTTTCGCGTAGCGGAAGATCTGCAAAATGATATGGAAAAAGTAAGCGGTACAAAACCAGAACTTCTAAAAGAGAAAAAAGCGGCAGAAAACCTTATTATCATTGGCACTTTGGGCAAAAGTGAACTTATTGATGATTTGGTTCAAAAAGGTAAAATCAACACCGATTCCCTTACCGGAAAATGGGAGAAATTTACCGCTCAAATCGTGAAGAATCCAATGGAAGGCGTAAAGCAGGCATTGGTCATTGCTGGGAGCGACAAACGCGGTACTATTTACGGGATGTACGACCTCTCCCGGCAACTGGGTGTTTCACCATGGTATTTCTGGGCAGATGTTCCGGTGGAAAAAGAAAGTGAACTGTACATAAAACCGGGGATTTATACCTGCGGCGAACCCAAGGTAAAATACCGCGGTATTTTTCTCAATGATGAGATGCCCGCGCTGGGCGGTTGGGCAGATGAGAATTATGGCGGTTTTACGTCAGGATTTTATGAACACGTTTTTGAACTCATCCTTCGGCTTAACGGGAATTATTTATGGCCTGCCATGTGGGGGCGTATGTTTTATGTAGACGACCCAAAAAATGCCGCCCTGGCCGATGAATATGGCATCGTAATGGGCACCTCACACCATGAGCCGTTGGCTCGCGCACACGCAGAATGGGATCGTTTTGGCGAAGGTGCATGGGATTTTTCTAAAAATGCAGATACGCTTACCAAATTCTGGACCGAGGGGATGCAGCGCCGTGGGAATACAGAAACACTTGTCACTGTAGGGATGCGCGGAGATGGTGACGAACCCATGACACAGGGCACGGCCATAGATCTTCTCGAAACTATTGTTTCCGCGCAACGGGAGATCATCAGTGAGGTGACAAGAAAACCTGCCGAAGAAACGCCGCAACTGTGGGCACTCTACAAAGAAGTACAGGATTATTATGATCAGGGCATGCGCGTGCCCGATGATGTAACGCTCTTATTTTCTGATGATAATTGGGGAAATATCAGAAAGTTACCTGAATTGAATGCTGAACCCCGCAAGGGCGGTTATGGTATTTATTATCATTTTGATTACGTGGGCGGCCCGCGCAATTATAAATGGATCAATACCACGCAAATTGAACGAACCTGGGAGCAAATGCACCTCGCTTATGAATATGGTGTGGATGAAGTGTGGATCGTAAATGTGGGCGATTTAAAACCGATGGAATTCCCGATTTCCTTTTTTCTGGATTATGCCTGGGATCCCGAAGCTATTGATGTGTCAAACCTTCAGCAGTATTATACCGACTGGGCAGCGAAAACGTTCAATGATCAAAAAACGGAAGAAATCGCCGATATTTTGAGGAAATGTACTAAATATAATTCCCGCCGCAAACCGGAAATGATTGACACCACCACCTACAGCCTTTTTCATTACAATGAAGCCGAACGCGTGGTACAATCTTACGATAGCCTTGCGGCGAAAGCCAAAAAAGTAGGAGAAGATTTGCCCTCGGAATATCAGGATGCGTATTATGAGTTGGTTTTATTCCCGGTGCTGGCCAGTGCAAACCTCAATGAACTGTATGTTGCTGCCGCTAAAAACCATTTATATGCCAGCCAGGGACGCGCTGCCACAAACATGTATGCCGAAAAAGTAAAGGAACTCTTTAAAAAAGATGCCGAACTAACCAATTATTACAATACGCAGTTAGCAGATGGCAAATGGGATCACATGATGTCGCAAACCCATATAGGCTATACGTACTGGCAGCAACCGGAAGAAAATACGATTCCCCCAACGAAAACAACCGAACTTCCGGAAGAAGCCTCTTTGGGAGTAGCGCTATCAGGTACTGAACAATGGTGGCCGCACGCAAAGGGAGAGGCACAACTACCCATATTTTATAATTTCAAAGATCAGAAACAAACGATAACCGTATTCAACCGCGGACAAAAAAACCTTGATTTTACCCTAAAATCTGTTCAAAAATGGGTGATTTTACCTGAAAAACAGCAAAAAACGGCACTTCAAAAAGAGATTCCGGTTGGCATTGATTGGGAACAGGCTCCCCCGGGAAAAAGTGAGGGAACTATTATAATTTCTTCTGGTAAGGAAAAGGTTTCCATAAAAGTAAGTATTGAGAATAAACCGGTTGACACTCTTGAGGGCTTTCAGGAAGAGAATGGCTACATTGCTATCGCTGCACCTCGTTTTTCGGCAAAAACGACTGAAAACGGCATAAATTGGATGATTATTGACAATCTGGGCAAAACAGGTTCTGCCATCACGTCCATGCCGGTTTCTGTAAGTACAAAGCAGATAACCGCTACTTCTCCCCGTTTAGAATATACGATTAACCTTGAATCTGCCAACACGGTAGAAGTGCACGCTTATTTCTCTCCCACATTGAATTATACCAGCGGTGACGGACTTTACTATGGTATTGCCATAGATGATGAGCAGCCACAACTTATTAATATACATACGGATAAGAGCGCCCCGGGCTGGAATAAATCGGTCGCTGATAACATTAAAGTTCTCACTACAAAACATAGTATTTCAAAACCTGGAAAACATACCCTAAAATACTTTATGGTTGATGGTGGCGTGGTGCTGCAAAAAATAGTAATTGATACCGGTGGTTTACGAAAAACTTATTTAGGACCTCCTGAAAGTAAAGTTGTGAAATAG
- a CDS encoding alpha-glucuronidase family glycosyl hydrolase — protein MKPHPTFLFILVFFAGLLHITASDGYDLWLRYVPIENQTVLTDYQDIFRSVYFEGDSDKHLVSKDELKRGTQGMLGQEIELLPSYSDKNTLVIAPATNLNEVLSAGLKKDLKTIGKEGFIIKTVQNKGKNILVVTANTSTGILYGTFRFLMLMQQNQDFSAINQVEKPKVDLRILNHWDNLDRTVERGYAGFSIWNWQKLPGFIDQRYIDYARVNASIGINGTVLTNVNANALVLTPQYIEKVAALADVFRPYGIKVYLTARFSAPIEIGGLETADPLDPKAKQWWKDKADEIYKKIPDFGGFLVKANSEGQPGPQNYGRNHVDGANMLAEAVAPHNGIVMWRAFVYSEDDATDRAKQAFSEFVPMDGKFLDNVIIQVKNGPIDFQPREPFHPMFGAMPKTPLMIEFQNTQEYLGFSTHLAYLPKLYEEVLQADTYQKGKGSTVAKVIDGSLHDKKLTGMAGVANIGTDINWTGHPFAQANWYGFGRLAWDPELDSRVIAKEWLRATFSNNEEFVDTMAKVMIDSREAVVNYMTPLGLHHMMATGHHYGPGPWVDNLSRPDWNPVYYHKADSLGIGFDRTKSGSDAVDQYAPELAKKFNDPRTTPEELLLWFHHLPWEYTLESGKSLWDGIALKYQKGVDEVKTMANTWKKMQPYVNKEQFEEVRMLLEIQLKEAKWWRDACLLYFQQFSQKPLPEGVEKPAESLEYYEALRFPFAPGIRPQWD, from the coding sequence TTGAAACCGCATCCTACATTCCTTTTTATACTCGTTTTTTTTGCGGGTCTGCTTCACATAACAGCTTCTGATGGCTATGACCTTTGGCTTCGCTATGTTCCCATAGAAAACCAGACCGTGTTGACCGACTATCAGGATATTTTCAGATCTGTTTATTTTGAAGGTGACAGTGATAAACACCTTGTTTCAAAAGATGAACTTAAACGTGGTACTCAGGGTATGCTTGGGCAAGAAATAGAACTGCTACCTTCCTATTCTGATAAGAATACCCTGGTCATCGCTCCTGCAACAAACTTAAATGAAGTTCTTTCTGCTGGGCTGAAAAAAGATCTAAAAACTATTGGAAAAGAGGGTTTTATAATAAAAACAGTACAAAATAAAGGTAAAAATATCCTCGTTGTTACGGCTAATACTTCAACGGGAATCTTATATGGAACGTTCAGATTTCTGATGTTGATGCAACAAAATCAGGATTTTTCAGCTATAAATCAGGTGGAGAAGCCAAAAGTTGACCTGCGCATCCTCAATCACTGGGACAATCTGGACCGCACCGTAGAACGTGGTTATGCTGGTTTTTCTATATGGAACTGGCAAAAGCTTCCGGGTTTTATTGATCAGCGTTATATTGATTATGCCCGTGTCAATGCATCTATTGGGATTAATGGTACCGTACTTACTAATGTAAACGCAAACGCGCTTGTCTTGACACCTCAATATATAGAAAAAGTCGCTGCGCTGGCTGATGTGTTTCGACCTTATGGCATAAAAGTGTACCTAACAGCACGTTTTTCTGCCCCCATTGAAATTGGCGGACTAGAAACTGCTGATCCGCTTGATCCAAAAGCAAAACAGTGGTGGAAAGACAAAGCTGATGAAATCTACAAGAAAATACCTGATTTTGGCGGTTTTTTGGTAAAAGCCAATTCAGAAGGACAACCAGGTCCGCAAAATTACGGCCGTAACCACGTGGATGGTGCAAACATGCTTGCCGAAGCAGTAGCACCTCATAACGGAATTGTGATGTGGCGCGCGTTTGTCTATTCCGAAGATGACGCGACAGATCGTGCAAAACAAGCTTTTAGTGAATTTGTACCTATGGATGGCAAATTTCTGGACAATGTGATCATACAGGTCAAGAACGGCCCAATCGATTTTCAACCACGGGAACCTTTTCACCCCATGTTTGGCGCCATGCCAAAAACACCGCTAATGATCGAATTTCAGAATACACAGGAATATCTGGGCTTTAGCACACATCTGGCCTATTTACCAAAATTATATGAAGAAGTGTTACAGGCTGATACATACCAAAAAGGAAAAGGATCCACCGTTGCCAAGGTTATTGATGGTTCGCTTCATGATAAAAAACTCACGGGAATGGCCGGAGTGGCCAATATAGGAACCGATATCAATTGGACCGGGCATCCATTCGCGCAGGCAAACTGGTACGGTTTTGGTCGGCTTGCCTGGGATCCTGAACTTGATTCCCGTGTTATCGCAAAAGAATGGCTTCGGGCTACTTTTTCCAATAATGAAGAATTTGTAGATACGATGGCAAAGGTCATGATAGATTCGCGCGAAGCGGTGGTTAATTATATGACACCGCTGGGGCTGCACCATATGATGGCCACGGGTCACCATTATGGCCCGGGCCCTTGGGTGGACAACCTTTCCAGACCAGACTGGAATCCGGTTTATTATCATAAAGCAGATAGTCTGGGCATTGGTTTCGATCGTACTAAAAGCGGCAGCGATGCCGTTGATCAATATGCGCCAGAACTGGCCAAAAAATTCAACGACCCCAGAACTACTCCGGAGGAATTATTGCTGTGGTTTCATCACTTGCCCTGGGAGTATACATTAGAGAGTGGTAAATCCTTATGGGACGGTATTGCGCTAAAATACCAGAAGGGTGTTGATGAAGTGAAGACGATGGCAAACACCTGGAAAAAAATGCAACCCTATGTCAACAAAGAACAATTTGAAGAGGTACGCATGTTGCTGGAGATTCAGCTGAAAGAGGCCAAATGGTGGCGCGATGCGTGCCTGCTCTATTTTCAGCAATTCTCACAAAAACCACTACCGGAAGGAGTAGAAAAACCAGCGGAAAGCCTGGAATATTACGAAGCTTTGCGTTTTCCTTTTGCACCGGGAATACGGCCACAATGGGATTAA
- a CDS encoding xylulokinase: protein MFWIGYDIGSSSIKAALINDENGNVVDTAQYPKVEMQIRSPKSGWGEQDPESWWENLCIATQQLLKNTEVDTREIKGIGISYQMHGLVLVDKEQKILRPSIIWCDSRAVDTGEHLFEKAGTEKCERQLLNSPGNFTLSKLKWVKENEPELYKRVDKFMLPGDYIAMKLTGAITTTPSGLSEGIAWDFTKHAPADWLFAEAGIHTDLIPELVPTFSDQGSVTQQAAEQTGLTKGISVMYRAGDQPNNALALNVFKPGEIAATGGTSGVVYAISDQIRTKESTRINSFAHVNHDENAPRIGKMLCINGTGIQYSWMRNQLTDAMDYGAMNALAEEVTIGSDGLMILPFGNGAERMLRNRNLGSSMNGINFNIHQQKHLFRAALEGIAFSFVYGLQILQGDGIELTTIKAGNDNLFRSAVFSNTIATLVGKNISITETTGSVGAARAAAYAAGAFASFDEATATDKVEHVYKPLSEKKEDYQKAYDKWKECLEEKLATFK, encoded by the coding sequence ATGTTCTGGATAGGATATGATATAGGAAGCTCCTCTATAAAAGCAGCTTTGATCAATGATGAAAATGGAAATGTTGTGGATACTGCACAATATCCCAAAGTTGAAATGCAAATACGCTCTCCTAAATCGGGGTGGGGGGAACAGGACCCGGAATCGTGGTGGGAGAACCTCTGTATAGCAACCCAGCAACTACTCAAGAATACAGAAGTTGATACCAGGGAAATAAAGGGTATAGGAATTTCCTATCAAATGCACGGTCTGGTACTTGTAGATAAGGAACAAAAAATATTGCGACCCTCTATAATATGGTGCGACAGCAGGGCGGTAGATACAGGAGAACATTTATTTGAAAAGGCAGGAACCGAAAAATGTGAACGCCAACTCTTGAATTCCCCTGGAAATTTTACATTATCAAAGTTAAAATGGGTTAAGGAGAATGAACCCGAACTTTATAAGCGCGTAGATAAATTTATGTTGCCCGGGGATTATATTGCCATGAAACTTACCGGTGCGATCACTACGACACCCTCTGGACTTTCTGAAGGGATTGCATGGGATTTTACCAAACATGCACCTGCAGATTGGCTTTTTGCCGAAGCAGGGATTCATACAGATTTAATTCCTGAACTTGTACCTACTTTTTCTGATCAGGGCAGCGTCACGCAACAGGCCGCTGAACAAACCGGGTTAACCAAGGGTATTTCTGTAATGTATCGCGCTGGTGATCAACCTAATAACGCGCTAGCGCTCAATGTTTTTAAACCAGGTGAAATTGCCGCTACCGGTGGCACAAGCGGTGTGGTCTATGCCATTTCTGATCAAATCAGGACAAAAGAATCCACGCGTATCAATAGTTTTGCGCATGTTAACCATGATGAAAATGCTCCACGCATTGGTAAAATGCTCTGTATAAATGGTACGGGAATTCAATACAGCTGGATGCGAAACCAACTTACCGATGCGATGGATTATGGTGCAATGAACGCTTTAGCCGAAGAAGTGACGATAGGATCTGATGGACTTATGATCCTACCCTTTGGAAACGGGGCGGAGCGTATGCTCAGGAATAGGAATCTGGGCAGTAGCATGAATGGAATTAATTTCAATATACACCAGCAGAAGCATCTGTTTAGGGCCGCTCTTGAAGGGATTGCTTTTTCTTTTGTTTATGGTTTGCAAATTTTACAGGGCGATGGCATTGAACTTACTACCATAAAGGCCGGTAATGATAATCTTTTTCGTTCTGCGGTATTTTCCAATACGATCGCGACACTTGTAGGTAAAAATATAAGTATCACCGAAACTACGGGATCTGTAGGAGCTGCACGCGCAGCAGCTTATGCTGCTGGCGCTTTTGCAAGTTTTGATGAGGCTACCGCTACAGATAAGGTAGAGCATGTTTATAAACCTTTATCAGAAAAAAAAGAAGATTATCAAAAGGCTTATGATAAATGGAAAGAGTGCCTTGAAGAAAAATTGGCCACTTTTAAATAA
- a CDS encoding LacI family DNA-binding transcriptional regulator: MNKKKEITIYDIAKKLNFSPSTISRALNDHHSISDKTIKLIKATSQTMGYRPNTIAASLRNNKSKTLGIMIPRINRPFTASLISGVEATARQAGFNVIITQSNDSYENEVNNAKALYDSRIMGLVVSLAMETKDLSHFQQFIDQGTPIAFVDRIPKGLDAYYVIIDNYMAGYNATTHLIEQGCTRIAHFAGAQHRNIYNERRKGYEDALRAHDITVDPELILEFSTLSSSEGKKATKKLMKLVNPPDGIFSANDTAAVSAILYAKRHGVRVPEDLAVVGFNDDPIASIVDPALSTITHPAQKMGKIATQLVLDHSDKKQDIDLTDIKMLRTELKIRASSLRKKISATSVILEG, from the coding sequence ATGAACAAAAAAAAGGAAATTACTATATACGATATTGCAAAAAAACTGAATTTTTCCCCATCTACGATATCAAGAGCCTTAAACGATCACCACAGTATCAGTGATAAAACTATAAAACTCATTAAGGCCACCTCCCAGACGATGGGCTATAGACCCAATACTATTGCGGCAAGCCTACGCAACAATAAAAGTAAAACACTTGGGATTATGATCCCGCGCATTAACAGGCCATTTACCGCATCCCTGATTAGCGGTGTTGAAGCTACCGCAAGGCAGGCCGGTTTTAACGTGATTATTACACAGAGCAATGATAGTTACGAAAATGAGGTGAATAACGCCAAGGCTCTCTATGATAGTCGTATAATGGGTCTCGTGGTTTCGCTCGCAATGGAGACAAAAGACCTATCACATTTTCAGCAATTTATAGATCAGGGCACACCTATAGCTTTTGTAGATCGCATTCCTAAAGGACTTGACGCTTACTATGTAATCATAGATAATTATATGGCGGGTTACAATGCAACAACACATCTTATAGAACAAGGCTGCACCCGTATTGCACATTTTGCAGGTGCGCAGCACCGCAATATATACAATGAGCGCAGAAAAGGTTATGAGGATGCTTTGCGCGCACATGATATTACCGTAGATCCTGAACTCATCCTTGAATTTAGTACCCTAAGCTCTTCCGAAGGAAAAAAAGCTACCAAAAAACTGATGAAGCTCGTCAACCCGCCTGATGGAATTTTCTCTGCTAACGATACTGCGGCTGTAAGTGCCATTCTTTATGCAAAAAGACATGGTGTGCGAGTACCAGAAGATCTGGCAGTAGTAGGTTTTAACGATGATCCCATCGCTTCAATTGTTGACCCGGCACTTTCTACGATCACCCATCCGGCACAGAAAATGGGGAAAATTGCTACCCAACTTGTTCTTGACCACAGCGACAAAAAACAGGACATCGACCTTACCGATATCAAAATGCTTAGAACAGAACTTAAAATAAGGGCATCTTCCCTCAGAAAAAAAATATCTGCGACTTCCGTCATCCTTGAAGGATAA
- a CDS encoding endo-1,4-beta-xylanase yields MRIFNSRVVLLLFAVSIGLCSCKNETKTTNTDVAKTDQEGLKDYYKEYFPMGVAVSPRALKDSSQAALITTQFKSMTPENVMKMGPLHPEQNRYNWGPADEIIAFAEANDMIVRGHNLIWHQQYPDWFFKDADGNQITKDTLYTRMKKHITDVVSRYKGKIYAWDVVNEAVSDDSTKVYREESPFYKIAGEDYLAKAFEYAHEADPDVKLYYNDYNAVRPEKRERIYTLVKKLVDAGVPIDGVGIQGHWSIFEPTEDELKKAIAQYSSLDLDVQVTELDISLYKWEKESRKKRADEQDDFIPELEQKQIDQYDMVFNVFRENKGTLTGVTFWNISDQYTWLDTYPVPGRKNYPLLFDENLKPKKAFYKVTDINE; encoded by the coding sequence ATGCGCATTTTTAATTCAAGAGTTGTATTGCTTCTATTCGCTGTTTCCATAGGGCTTTGTAGTTGCAAAAACGAGACAAAAACCACTAATACTGATGTTGCAAAAACTGATCAGGAAGGATTAAAAGACTATTACAAAGAGTATTTTCCCATGGGAGTGGCCGTATCCCCACGCGCGCTAAAAGATTCTTCGCAGGCAGCACTCATTACAACACAATTTAAGAGCATGACTCCTGAAAATGTAATGAAAATGGGACCGCTCCACCCGGAGCAAAACCGCTACAACTGGGGACCTGCCGATGAGATCATCGCTTTCGCGGAAGCTAATGATATGATCGTTCGCGGCCATAACCTGATCTGGCACCAGCAATATCCCGACTGGTTTTTTAAGGATGCAGACGGGAATCAAATTACAAAAGACACACTCTATACCCGCATGAAAAAACATATTACAGATGTGGTTTCCCGCTATAAAGGCAAAATCTACGCCTGGGATGTGGTGAATGAAGCAGTTTCTGATGATAGTACCAAAGTATATCGAGAAGAATCGCCTTTTTATAAGATCGCGGGGGAAGACTATCTGGCCAAAGCTTTTGAATATGCCCATGAAGCGGACCCGGATGTAAAATTATATTACAACGATTATAACGCAGTGCGGCCCGAAAAAAGGGAGCGTATTTACACCTTGGTCAAAAAACTTGTAGATGCGGGTGTTCCCATAGACGGTGTGGGCATACAGGGGCACTGGTCCATTTTTGAACCTACCGAGGACGAACTCAAAAAAGCGATTGCTCAATACAGTTCCCTGGATCTTGATGTGCAGGTCACTGAACTCGATATTTCGCTTTACAAATGGGAAAAAGAAAGTCGTAAGAAACGGGCAGATGAGCAGGATGATTTTATTCCTGAACTAGAGCAAAAACAGATAGATCAATACGATATGGTTTTCAACGTTTTCAGGGAAAATAAAGGCACGCTTACGGGGGTCACTTTCTGGAATATCTCTGACCAGTACACCTGGCTGGACACCTATCCCGTACCTGGACGTAAAAATTACCCTCTGCTTTTTGACGAGAATTTAAAACCTAAAAAAGCCTTCTATAAAGTAACCGACATCAACGAATAA
- a CDS encoding endo-1,4-beta-xylanase, with amino-acid sequence MKYIKLLPILALISLLISSCEDDIMEWQDRAEENKVTTAELPLELAEKITRYDVLNSYTDYVLGAGIIMDRYTSNDVYRNLVNENFDDVTVGYAMKHGAMVNAQGEINFEPVDNFMALANEGGIDVYGHTLVWHANQNANYLNGLIAPTVIPGSSGPNSLDLSGLKDNSFNGWGLNNPGDGITIVENEGLTGDSKAIQLIASASSSEPYNLQLATPDISVESSHEYEISFYIKSDLTGKGRISFDANVTNQYPYKDWYNTGGEFTEAFETNSQWQQVKFTVDDIKPDATTFKFNFDLGYLPGVTYLIDVNNISVVDLDAEAETVNLITNGDFESGTLDPWTGYGNSSTREVSAEGAGYGDTGYAMVLTNPTVAQSYEAQQVYEFDAPLEQGTELTFSFYIKAETASSIQVEFQSPDYSADYSGAIEVGTSWMQIVRTITPSVADRGKFIFDFGESATTFYIDNVVLTNGEVSTGTDPIIIEKTDEEKEELIGGAMEDWISQMLTHYKSEVTAWDVVNEPMKEGGTLRDGNVADQAADDFYWVKYLGEDYAVKAFKLARQYGNPTDVLFINDYNLEASLAKCDGLIEYTKYIESQGAMVDGIGTQMHISLDTNRDNIVEMFNKLAASGKMIKISELDVRLGTASPTMEQLADQAAMYQYVLDMYRENIPAEQQYGITLWNVSDNADEHEFWLPEESPNVWDADYERKHAYKGVADGLAGRDVSEDFTGELED; translated from the coding sequence ATGAAATACATAAAGTTATTACCCATTTTGGCATTAATATCCCTACTTATATCGTCCTGTGAAGACGATATTATGGAGTGGCAGGACCGGGCCGAAGAAAACAAGGTCACTACTGCTGAACTGCCCTTAGAATTAGCAGAGAAGATCACCAGATATGATGTTTTGAATTCATATACAGATTATGTACTGGGCGCAGGGATTATCATGGATAGGTATACAAGCAACGATGTTTACAGGAATCTTGTCAATGAAAACTTTGACGATGTAACCGTAGGTTATGCCATGAAACATGGTGCAATGGTAAATGCTCAGGGTGAAATTAATTTTGAACCTGTTGACAATTTCATGGCACTGGCAAATGAAGGTGGAATTGATGTATATGGGCATACTTTGGTATGGCATGCCAACCAAAACGCAAATTACCTAAACGGCTTGATCGCTCCTACGGTAATTCCCGGTTCAAGCGGTCCCAATTCCCTTGATTTATCAGGCTTAAAAGATAATAGCTTTAATGGATGGGGACTCAATAATCCTGGTGATGGTATAACAATTGTCGAAAATGAAGGCTTAACTGGCGATTCCAAAGCTATTCAGCTTATTGCGAGTGCATCTTCTTCTGAACCTTATAACCTCCAACTTGCTACACCTGATATTTCTGTGGAAAGTAGCCATGAGTATGAAATCTCCTTTTACATCAAATCAGATCTAACCGGTAAAGGCCGAATTTCTTTTGATGCAAATGTGACGAATCAATATCCATATAAAGATTGGTACAATACCGGAGGAGAATTTACTGAGGCTTTTGAAACAAATTCACAATGGCAACAGGTAAAATTTACAGTAGATGATATAAAGCCAGATGCAACAACTTTTAAATTCAATTTTGACCTGGGTTATTTACCGGGGGTAACTTATTTGATTGATGTAAATAATATCAGCGTTGTTGATCTGGATGCTGAAGCTGAAACAGTAAATCTCATCACAAATGGGGATTTTGAATCGGGTACATTAGACCCTTGGACAGGATATGGTAACAGTTCTACCAGAGAGGTTTCTGCAGAAGGGGCTGGATACGGCGATACAGGTTATGCGATGGTATTGACTAATCCTACAGTTGCTCAATCTTATGAAGCCCAACAAGTATATGAGTTTGACGCACCACTTGAACAAGGTACCGAATTGACATTTTCATTCTATATCAAAGCCGAGACTGCATCTAGCATACAGGTAGAATTTCAGAGTCCCGATTACTCTGCTGATTATTCTGGAGCCATTGAAGTAGGAACCTCATGGATGCAGATTGTAAGAACCATTACCCCTTCTGTTGCAGATCGTGGTAAATTTATTTTCGATTTTGGAGAATCTGCGACTACTTTTTATATAGATAATGTAGTATTGACCAATGGAGAAGTGAGTACCGGTACAGATCCTATTATTATAGAAAAGACTGACGAAGAAAAAGAGGAGCTTATCGGTGGTGCTATGGAAGATTGGATATCTCAAATGCTCACACATTACAAAAGCGAAGTTACCGCTTGGGATGTGGTGAATGAGCCTATGAAAGAAGGCGGAACTCTTCGGGATGGTAATGTAGCAGATCAAGCCGCAGATGACTTTTATTGGGTTAAATATTTAGGTGAAGATTATGCGGTAAAAGCGTTTAAATTAGCACGTCAATACGGTAATCCCACTGATGTTCTTTTTATCAACGATTACAATCTTGAAGCCAGCTTAGCGAAATGTGATGGACTGATCGAATATACCAAATATATAGAAAGTCAAGGAGCGATGGTTGATGGTATTGGTACCCAGATGCATATTTCCCTAGATACAAATAGGGACAATATTGTGGAGATGTTTAATAAACTTGCCGCTAGCGGTAAAATGATAAAGATTTCTGAGCTCGATGTGCGGTTAGGTACTGCATCACCCACAATGGAGCAATTAGCCGATCAAGCTGCTATGTATCAATATGTTTTGGATATGTACCGTGAAAATATACCAGCAGAGCAACAATATGGCATCACCTTATGGAATGTTTCTGACAATGCTGATGAACATGAATTTTGGTTACCAGAAGAATCCCCAAATGTTTGGGATGCTGATTATGAAAGAAAGCATGCCTATAAAGGGGTTGCTGATGGTCTTGCTGGTCGCGATGTAAGTGAGGATTTCACTGGAGAGCTTGAAGATTAG